The following are from one region of the Ruficoccus sp. ZRK36 genome:
- a CDS encoding cupin domain-containing protein, with the protein MDADANLLKNLPDALPDEVTDILLRSQGSFRLERIVSHGQASHPDFWYDQEEHEWVLLLEGAAGLRFEDEPTTRELHPGDSLLIPAHRRHRVEWTQKERPTVWLALFWEG; encoded by the coding sequence ATGGACGCTGACGCAAACCTCCTGAAAAACCTGCCGGATGCCCTCCCCGATGAGGTGACGGACATTCTCCTGCGCAGCCAGGGAAGCTTTCGGCTGGAGCGAATCGTCTCCCACGGGCAGGCCTCGCATCCGGACTTCTGGTACGACCAGGAGGAGCACGAGTGGGTCCTGCTGCTGGAGGGAGCGGCCGGGCTACGCTTCGAGGATGAGCCCACGACACGGGAACTCCACCCCGGCGACTCCCTGCTCATCCCCGCCCACCGCCGCCACCGGGTCGAATGGACGCAAAAAGAGCGCCCCACCGTCTGGCTGGCGCTCTTTTGGGAAGGTTAG
- a CDS encoding NADH-quinone oxidoreductase subunit A: MSVEAFVPVLIQIIFAVVLAAGILVASHIFGQRSRGNYIKDKAYECGLPSLGKKHPRFGLKFYVVAMLFILFDIEVVFLVPWVLVYREFIVGQIPILLPVLFFLFILAVGFAYEMKKGGLKWER, translated from the coding sequence ATGAGCGTCGAAGCCTTCGTTCCCGTGCTGATCCAGATCATCTTCGCAGTCGTCCTGGCTGCGGGCATCCTGGTGGCCAGCCATATTTTCGGTCAGCGTTCACGCGGCAACTACATCAAGGACAAGGCTTACGAATGCGGTCTCCCCTCCCTCGGCAAGAAACACCCGCGCTTCGGGCTGAAGTTCTACGTCGTGGCGATGCTCTTCATCCTTTTTGATATCGAAGTCGTCTTCCTCGTACCGTGGGTCCTGGTGTACCGGGAGTTCATCGTCGGACAGATCCCGATTCTGCTGCCGGTGCTCTTCTTCCTGTTCATCCTGGCTGTGGGCTTCGCCTACGAGATGAAAAAAGGCGGCCTCAAGTGGGAGCGCTAG